One Pseudomonas tolaasii NCPPB 2192 genomic window carries:
- the pstA gene encoding phosphate ABC transporter permease PstA, giving the protein MKQNSLNGWFKSGAPGVWISGGAVSIAVIMTIGLLAVIAVRGLGHFWPADLIQANYSVPGQENHIVIGEVVQKEEVPRERLKSAGLPVPDQGPEFMTRELIKVGNRDLNGNDFTWIVGEWLKDQTKPVELMAIERREWGNFYGTLVNVKQDGKVIAEGEAAWPELQARVDRVNKLAAQLKSLEKTDIGAINAGLERIRLHGRKLELEGKLDAAAQADMDADRAELNARYQDIEARLADLHTQFNRDALTARDGNGKEVEIGIGKVVHAYQPNAMGTMTKIGFYFSKVWEFLSDDPREANTEGGIFPAIFGTVMMTLIMAMIVTPFGVLAAVYLREYAKQNTLTRVIRIAVNNLAGVPAIVYGVFGLGFFVYVLGGSVDRLFFAEALPAPTFGTPGLLWASLTLALLAVPVVIVATEEGLARIPRTVREGSLALGATKAETLWKIVLPMASPAMMTGMILAVARAAGEVAPLMLVGVVKLAPSLPLDGNYPYLHLDQKIMHLGFHIYDVGFQSPNVEAARPLVYATALLLVLVIATLNLSAVWIRNHLREKYKALDS; this is encoded by the coding sequence GTGAAACAGAACTCCCTGAATGGATGGTTCAAGAGCGGCGCCCCCGGCGTCTGGATCAGTGGTGGCGCGGTGTCCATCGCGGTCATCATGACCATTGGTTTGCTGGCGGTGATTGCCGTGCGTGGCCTGGGCCACTTCTGGCCGGCCGACCTGATCCAGGCCAACTACAGCGTGCCTGGCCAGGAAAACCATATCGTCATCGGCGAAGTGGTGCAGAAGGAAGAAGTGCCGCGCGAGCGCCTGAAAAGCGCTGGCCTGCCCGTACCGGACCAAGGCCCGGAATTCATGACCCGCGAGCTGATCAAGGTCGGCAACCGTGACTTGAATGGCAACGACTTCACCTGGATCGTCGGCGAATGGTTGAAGGACCAGACCAAACCGGTCGAGCTGATGGCGATCGAGCGTCGTGAGTGGGGCAATTTCTACGGCACCCTGGTCAACGTCAAGCAGGATGGCAAGGTCATCGCCGAAGGCGAAGCCGCGTGGCCGGAGCTGCAGGCGCGTGTCGACCGCGTGAACAAACTGGCGGCCCAGCTCAAGAGCCTGGAAAAAACCGACATCGGTGCGATCAACGCCGGGTTGGAGCGCATTCGTTTGCACGGCCGCAAGCTGGAGCTCGAAGGCAAGCTTGATGCCGCCGCCCAGGCTGACATGGATGCCGACCGCGCCGAGCTGAATGCCCGCTACCAGGACATCGAAGCGCGCCTGGCGGACCTGCACACCCAGTTCAACCGCGATGCGCTGACAGCCCGCGACGGCAACGGCAAGGAAGTGGAAATCGGCATCGGCAAAGTGGTGCACGCTTACCAGCCGAACGCCATGGGCACGATGACCAAGATCGGTTTCTACTTCAGCAAGGTCTGGGAATTCCTCAGCGATGACCCGCGGGAAGCCAACACCGAAGGCGGGATTTTCCCGGCCATCTTCGGCACCGTGATGATGACCCTGATCATGGCGATGATCGTGACCCCGTTCGGCGTGCTGGCGGCGGTGTACCTGCGTGAATACGCCAAGCAGAACACCCTGACCCGTGTGATCCGTATTGCCGTGAACAACCTGGCGGGCGTGCCGGCCATCGTTTATGGCGTGTTTGGCCTGGGCTTCTTCGTGTATGTATTGGGTGGCTCGGTTGACCGTCTGTTCTTCGCCGAAGCCCTGCCGGCTCCGACCTTCGGTACGCCGGGCCTGCTGTGGGCCTCGTTGACCCTGGCGCTGCTGGCGGTGCCGGTGGTGATCGTGGCGACCGAAGAAGGCCTGGCGCGGATTCCTCGCACCGTGCGTGAAGGTTCCCTGGCACTCGGCGCGACCAAGGCGGAAACGCTGTGGAAGATCGTGCTGCCGATGGCCAGCCCGGCGATGATGACCGGCATGATCCTCGCCGTGGCCCGCGCCGCCGGCGAAGTGGCACCGCTGATGCTGGTGGGTGTGGTGAAACTGGCGCCGTCGCTGCCGCTGGATGGTAACTACCCGTACCTGCACCTGGACCAGAAGATCATGCACCTGGGCTTCCATATTTATGACGTCGGCTTCCAGAGCCCGAACGTTGAAGCCGCACGGCCACTGGTGTACGCCACCGCCTTGCTGCTGGTGCTGGTGATTGCCACGCTCAACCTGTCGGCGGTGTGGATTCGTAACCACCTGCGCGAGAAATACAAAGCGTTGGACAGTTAA
- a CDS encoding phosphate ABC transporter substrate-binding protein PstS, producing MKLKRLMAAMTFVAAGVATAHAVAAGVDPAIPAYAKTTGVSGNLSSVGSDTLANLMTLWAESYKKEYPNVNIQIQAAGSATAPPALTEGTSNLGPMSRKMKDTELAAFEQKYGYKPTAIPVAVDALAVFVHKDNPIQHLTMEQVDAIFSSTRLCGAKADVKTWGDLGVTGDLANKPVQLFGRNSVSGTYGYFKEEALCKGDYKANVNEQPGSASVVQSISSSLNGIGYSGIGYKTASVKTVALAKKGSTDFIEDSEENALNGKYPLSRFLYVYVNKAPNKPLAPLEAEFVKLVLSKQGQEVVVKDGYIPLPAKVAAKALADLGLKEGN from the coding sequence ATGAAACTGAAGCGTTTGATGGCGGCAATGACGTTTGTCGCTGCTGGCGTTGCGACCGCCCACGCGGTGGCCGCTGGTGTTGACCCGGCTATTCCGGCTTACGCCAAGACCACCGGTGTATCGGGCAACCTGTCCAGCGTTGGTTCCGACACCCTGGCTAACCTGATGACCCTGTGGGCTGAGTCCTACAAAAAGGAATACCCGAACGTCAACATCCAGATTCAGGCTGCCGGCTCCGCCACTGCACCTCCTGCGCTGACTGAAGGCACCTCCAACCTGGGCCCGATGAGCCGCAAGATGAAGGACACCGAACTGGCTGCCTTCGAGCAGAAGTACGGCTACAAGCCAACCGCAATCCCGGTTGCCGTGGACGCCCTGGCTGTCTTCGTACACAAAGACAACCCGATCCAGCACCTGACCATGGAACAAGTCGACGCGATTTTCTCCTCGACGCGTCTGTGCGGCGCCAAAGCCGACGTGAAAACCTGGGGTGATCTGGGCGTGACCGGCGACCTGGCCAACAAGCCGGTTCAGCTGTTCGGTCGTAACTCGGTATCCGGCACCTACGGCTACTTCAAAGAAGAAGCCCTGTGCAAAGGCGACTACAAAGCCAACGTGAACGAACAACCCGGCTCGGCTTCGGTTGTGCAGTCGATCAGCTCCTCGCTGAACGGCATCGGTTACTCGGGCATCGGCTACAAAACGGCCAGCGTGAAGACCGTTGCTCTGGCTAAAAAGGGCAGCACTGACTTCATCGAAGACAGCGAAGAGAACGCCCTGAACGGCAAGTACCCACTGTCGCGCTTCCTGTACGTGTACGTGAACAAAGCCCCGAACAAGCCTCTGGCCCCGCTGGAAGCCGAGTTCGTGAAACTGGTTCTGTCCAAACAGGGCCAGGAAGTTGTCGTCAAGGACGGCTACATCCCGCTGCCAGCCAAAGTTGCCGCCAAGGCACTGGCTGACCTGGGTCTGAAAGAAGGCAACTAA
- the pstB gene encoding phosphate ABC transporter ATP-binding protein PstB: protein MQHETHSHGINMSALGRDKQSLSLAQETVAIEVPGLSLYYGEKQALFDVSMNIPKQRVTAFIGPSGCGKSTLLRTFNRMNDLVDGCRVEGAINLYGSNIYRKGEDVAELRRRVGMVFQKPNPFPKTIYENVVYGLRIQGINKKRILDEAVEWALKGAALWDEVKDRLHDSALGLSGGQQQRLVIARTIAVEPEVLLLDEPCSALDPISTLKVEELIYELKSKFTIVIVTHNMQQAARVSDYTAFMYMGKLVEFGDTDTLFTNPAKKQTEDYITGRYG from the coding sequence ATGCAACACGAAACCCATTCCCACGGCATCAACATGTCGGCCCTGGGTCGCGACAAGCAGAGCCTGAGCCTGGCCCAGGAAACCGTGGCCATCGAAGTGCCGGGCCTGAGCCTGTACTACGGTGAAAAGCAGGCGCTGTTCGACGTCAGCATGAACATTCCCAAGCAGCGCGTGACCGCCTTTATCGGCCCGTCCGGCTGCGGCAAGTCCACGCTGCTGCGTACCTTCAACCGCATGAACGACCTGGTGGACGGCTGCCGCGTCGAAGGCGCGATCAACCTCTACGGCAGCAACATCTACCGCAAGGGCGAAGACGTGGCCGAGCTGCGTCGCCGTGTGGGCATGGTGTTCCAGAAGCCAAACCCGTTCCCCAAGACCATCTACGAAAACGTGGTCTACGGCCTGCGCATCCAGGGCATCAACAAAAAGCGCATCCTCGACGAAGCCGTTGAGTGGGCGTTGAAAGGCGCAGCGCTGTGGGACGAGGTCAAGGACCGCCTGCACGATTCGGCGCTCGGCCTGTCCGGCGGCCAGCAGCAGCGTCTGGTGATCGCGCGGACCATCGCCGTGGAGCCGGAAGTGTTGCTGCTCGACGAACCGTGCTCGGCACTCGACCCGATCTCGACGCTGAAGGTCGAAGAGCTGATCTACGAGCTCAAATCCAAGTTCACCATCGTTATCGTGACCCACAACATGCAACAGGCGGCGCGGGTTTCCGACTACACCGCGTTCATGTACATGGGCAAACTGGTTGAGTTCGGGGACACCGACACCCTGTTCACCAACCCGGCCAAAAAACAGACCGAAGACTACATTACCGGTCGTTACGGCTAG
- a CDS encoding ABC transporter permease subunit has translation MQDAGKPLMISLEEQNQVAMRVSDKGQALFFNVDTGAELKRVDLPLPAGASVASIGEDQPGSPLVILGLSNGQSLVFRHTYKVSYPDGKKTITPAVEYPYGETPIVLDDAGRPLEHVALNATDSSLVVAGSAGSHLNVLSLSREENMMTGEVTSEQKRIELPQMTEPVKAIFIDPRQQWLYVINGRALADVFSLRDKSLNGRYKLLEDGASEITASTQLVGGISLIVGNSKGGLAQWFMARDPDGEQRLKQIRTFQMGTTPIVEITAEERRKGFTALDASGKFGVFHSTAHRTLLVDPVVDGQGIFGMSPRANRVIVEAGGKLQPLELDNPHPEVSWSALWSKVWYENYDEPKYVWQSTAANTDFEPKMSLAPLTFGTLKAAFYAMLLAAPLAVAAAIYTAYFMAPSLRRKVKPVIELMEAMPTVILGFFAGLFLAPYVEGHLPGIFSLLMLLPIGILVAGFIFSRLPESLRLRVPDGWESAILIPVILFVGWLSLYMSPYLETWFFGGDMRMWISHDLGITYDQRNALVVGLAMGFAVIPNIYSIAEDAVFSVPRGLTLGSLALGATPWQTMTRVVILTASPGIFSALMIGMGRAVGETMIVLMATGNTPVMEMNLFEGLRTLAANVAVEMPESEVGGSHYRVLFLSALVLLLFTFIMNTLAELIRQRLRKKYSSL, from the coding sequence ATCCAGGACGCCGGCAAGCCGTTGATGATCTCCCTCGAAGAACAGAACCAGGTCGCCATGCGGGTTTCCGACAAGGGCCAGGCACTGTTCTTTAATGTGGATACCGGCGCCGAGCTCAAGCGTGTCGACCTGCCGCTTCCGGCCGGTGCAAGCGTTGCTTCCATTGGTGAAGACCAGCCGGGCAGCCCGCTGGTGATTCTTGGGTTGTCGAATGGCCAGTCCCTGGTGTTCCGCCACACCTATAAGGTGTCGTACCCGGACGGCAAGAAAACCATTACCCCTGCCGTGGAATACCCTTACGGCGAAACCCCGATCGTGCTGGATGACGCCGGTCGCCCGCTGGAACACGTCGCCCTCAACGCCACCGACTCCTCGCTGGTGGTAGCGGGTTCTGCCGGTTCGCACTTGAACGTGCTGAGCCTGAGCCGCGAAGAAAACATGATGACCGGCGAAGTCACCAGCGAGCAGAAGCGTATCGAGCTGCCGCAAATGACCGAGCCGGTGAAGGCGATCTTCATCGACCCGCGCCAACAGTGGCTCTACGTGATCAACGGCCGCGCTCTTGCGGACGTGTTCAGCCTGCGTGACAAGAGCCTCAACGGTCGCTACAAACTGCTTGAAGACGGCGCTTCCGAAATCACCGCCAGCACCCAACTGGTGGGCGGTATCTCGCTGATCGTCGGTAACTCCAAAGGTGGTTTGGCCCAGTGGTTCATGGCTCGCGACCCGGATGGCGAGCAGCGTCTGAAGCAAATCCGCACCTTTCAGATGGGCACCACGCCAATCGTTGAGATCACCGCTGAAGAACGTCGCAAAGGCTTCACCGCCCTCGACGCCTCCGGCAAGTTCGGCGTGTTCCACAGCACCGCGCACCGTACTTTGCTGGTTGACCCGGTGGTCGATGGCCAGGGCATTTTCGGCATGTCGCCACGGGCCAACCGCGTGATCGTGGAAGCCGGCGGCAAGCTGCAACCGCTGGAGCTGGACAACCCGCACCCGGAAGTGTCGTGGAGCGCGTTGTGGAGCAAGGTCTGGTACGAAAACTACGACGAGCCTAAATACGTCTGGCAGTCGACTGCGGCCAACACCGACTTCGAACCCAAAATGAGCCTGGCCCCGCTGACCTTCGGCACCTTGAAGGCCGCGTTCTACGCCATGCTGCTGGCTGCACCGCTGGCGGTTGCCGCTGCGATCTACACCGCTTACTTCATGGCCCCAAGCCTGCGCCGCAAGGTCAAGCCGGTGATCGAATTGATGGAAGCAATGCCGACGGTGATCCTCGGCTTCTTCGCCGGCCTGTTCCTCGCGCCGTATGTGGAAGGGCATCTGCCGGGGATTTTCAGCCTGTTGATGTTGTTGCCGATTGGCATCCTGGTGGCCGGTTTCATCTTCAGCCGCTTGCCTGAGTCCCTGCGCCTGCGGGTTCCCGATGGCTGGGAAAGCGCGATCCTGATCCCGGTGATCCTGTTTGTGGGCTGGCTCTCGCTGTACATGAGCCCGTACCTGGAAACCTGGTTCTTCGGCGGCGACATGCGCATGTGGATCTCCCACGACCTGGGCATCACCTACGACCAGCGCAACGCACTGGTGGTCGGCCTGGCCATGGGTTTTGCGGTGATCCCGAACATCTACTCCATCGCTGAAGACGCCGTGTTCAGCGTGCCACGCGGCCTGACCCTGGGCTCGCTGGCCCTGGGCGCCACCCCATGGCAGACCATGACGCGTGTGGTGATCCTGACCGCCAGCCCGGGCATTTTCTCGGCGCTGATGATCGGCATGGGCCGCGCCGTCGGCGAGACCATGATCGTGCTGATGGCCACCGGTAACACCCCGGTGATGGAGATGAACCTGTTCGAAGGCCTGCGCACCCTGGCGGCCAACGTGGCGGTCGAGATGCCGGAGTCGGAAGTGGGCGGCAGTCACTACCGCGTGCTGTTCCTCTCGGCGCTGGTGCTGCTGTTGTTCACCTTCATCATGAACACCCTCGCCGAGCTGATCCGTCAGCGTCTGCGCAAGAAATACTCGTCGCTTTAA
- a CDS encoding hemolysin family protein → MDPSPGITLATLFADFGMILFALILVLLNGFFVAAEFAMVKLRATRVEAIAHKNGWRGQILRTVHSQLDAYLSACQLGITLASLGLGWVGEPAFAHILEPLLGAVGVQSPEVIKGVSFFAAFFVISYLHIVVGELAPKSWAIRKPELLSLWTAVPLYLFYWAMYPAIYLLNASANTILRIAGQGEPGPHHEHHYSREELKLILHSSRGQDPSDQGMRVLASAVEMGELEVVDWANSREDLVTLDFNAPLKEILALFRRHKFSRYPVYDADRNEFVGLLHIKDLLLELAALDHIPESFNLAELTRPLERVSRHMPLSQLLEQFRKGGAHFALVEEADGKVIGYLTMEDVLEVLVGDIQDEHRKAERGILAYQPGKLLVRGDTPLFKVERLLGVDLDHIEAETLAGLIYDTLKRVPEEEEVLEVEGLRIIIKKMKGPKIVLAKVLLLD, encoded by the coding sequence ATGGACCCTTCCCCTGGTATCACCCTCGCTACACTCTTCGCCGACTTCGGCATGATTCTTTTTGCACTGATCCTGGTATTGCTCAACGGTTTCTTCGTTGCGGCCGAATTCGCCATGGTCAAACTGCGCGCCACCCGGGTTGAGGCCATCGCCCACAAGAACGGCTGGCGCGGGCAGATCCTGCGCACCGTACACAGCCAGCTCGACGCCTACCTGTCGGCCTGCCAGCTGGGTATCACCCTCGCCTCCCTCGGCCTGGGCTGGGTCGGTGAACCGGCGTTTGCACACATTCTTGAGCCGCTGCTCGGCGCCGTAGGCGTGCAATCGCCGGAAGTGATCAAGGGCGTGTCGTTTTTCGCCGCTTTCTTCGTGATTTCCTACCTGCACATTGTGGTCGGCGAACTGGCACCCAAGTCCTGGGCGATTCGCAAGCCCGAGCTGCTTTCGCTGTGGACCGCCGTGCCGCTGTACCTGTTCTACTGGGCCATGTACCCGGCGATTTACCTGCTCAACGCCAGCGCCAACACCATCCTGCGCATCGCCGGGCAAGGCGAGCCCGGCCCGCACCACGAACATCATTACAGCCGCGAAGAACTCAAGCTGATCCTGCACTCCAGCCGTGGCCAGGACCCGAGCGATCAAGGCATGCGCGTATTGGCTTCCGCCGTGGAAATGGGCGAGCTGGAAGTGGTGGACTGGGCCAATTCCCGGGAAGACCTGGTCACCCTGGACTTCAACGCGCCGCTCAAGGAAATCCTCGCGCTGTTCCGTCGCCACAAATTCAGCCGCTACCCGGTGTATGACGCCGACCGCAATGAATTCGTGGGTCTGCTGCACATCAAGGACCTGCTGCTGGAACTGGCGGCGCTGGACCACATTCCCGAGTCGTTCAACCTGGCCGAGCTGACACGCCCGCTGGAGCGTGTGTCGCGGCACATGCCGTTGTCGCAGCTGCTGGAGCAGTTCCGCAAAGGCGGCGCGCACTTCGCCCTGGTGGAGGAAGCCGACGGCAAGGTCATCGGCTACCTGACCATGGAAGACGTGCTGGAAGTGCTGGTGGGCGACATCCAGGACGAACACCGCAAGGCCGAGCGCGGCATTCTCGCCTACCAGCCGGGCAAGTTGCTGGTACGCGGTGACACGCCGCTGTTCAAGGTCGAGCGCCTGCTGGGTGTGGACCTGGACCACATCGAAGCCGAAACCCTGGCCGGCCTGATCTACGACACCCTCAAGCGGGTGCCGGAAGAGGAAGAAGTGCTGGAAGTCGAAGGCCTGCGCATCATCATCAAAAAGATGAAAGGGCCGAAAATCGTGCTGGCCAAGGTGCTGTTGCTGGACTGA
- a CDS encoding response regulator — protein MSKVSVLVVDDASFIRDLVKKCLRNYFPGIKIEDAVNGKKAQSILMRETFDLVLCDWEMPEMSGLELLTWCREQSHLKAMPFIMVTSRGDKENVVQAIQAGVSGYVSKPFTNEQLLNKVKQALHKIGRLDALIASAPTKMNSAFGNDSLNALTGGKPEATRPAPVAAPSKGLLSSPPVQAPAAASPASGRGQGQLRLSSGNQQCVIKALSIKEALLVVRRGEVLPQVLESAVLDLEQGDNAEVARLNGYLHAIVAYEPKPDSDWLQLTFRFIDQDAQKLDYISRLIARGTAQKHFVPGA, from the coding sequence ATGAGTAAAGTCAGTGTATTGGTGGTGGATGACGCCTCGTTTATCCGCGACCTGGTGAAGAAGTGCCTGCGCAATTACTTCCCGGGGATCAAGATTGAAGACGCGGTGAACGGCAAAAAGGCGCAATCCATCCTCATGCGCGAGACCTTCGACCTGGTGCTGTGTGACTGGGAAATGCCCGAAATGTCCGGGCTTGAACTGCTGACCTGGTGCCGCGAGCAATCGCACCTCAAGGCCATGCCCTTCATCATGGTGACCAGCCGTGGCGACAAGGAAAACGTGGTGCAGGCCATCCAGGCCGGCGTTTCCGGCTACGTCAGCAAGCCATTCACCAACGAGCAGTTGCTGAACAAGGTCAAGCAGGCCTTGCACAAGATCGGCCGCCTCGATGCCTTGATCGCCAGCGCGCCGACCAAGATGAACTCGGCCTTCGGCAACGATTCCCTGAACGCCCTGACCGGCGGCAAACCGGAGGCTACCCGCCCGGCGCCGGTAGCGGCCCCCAGCAAAGGCCTGCTCAGCAGCCCGCCGGTACAAGCGCCTGCCGCCGCCTCGCCGGCAAGTGGCCGTGGCCAGGGCCAACTGCGCCTGTCCAGCGGCAACCAGCAATGCGTGATCAAGGCGCTGAGCATCAAGGAAGCGCTGCTGGTGGTGCGTCGCGGTGAAGTGCTGCCTCAGGTCCTGGAAAGCGCCGTGCTTGACTTGGAGCAAGGCGACAACGCCGAAGTGGCGCGCCTCAATGGCTACCTGCACGCCATCGTCGCCTATGAGCCCAAGCCCGACAGCGACTGGCTGCAACTGACCTTCCGGTTTATTGACCAGGACGCGCAGAAACTCGACTACATCTCCCGCCTGATCGCACGCGGCACGGCGCAGAAGCACTTCGTGCCGGGGGCGTAA
- a CDS encoding MFS transporter, protein MSSVPASSAQPSRPLTRNDYKTLSLSALGGALEFYDFIIFVFFATVVGKLFFPVDMPEWLRMMQTFGIFAAGYLARPLGGIIMAHFGDLLGRKKMFTLSIFMMAVPTLIMGLLPTYAQIGLWAPVLLLLMRIIQGAAIGGEVPGAWVFVSEHVPPRHIGYACGTLTSGLTAGILLGSLVATAINTLYSPEQVSDYAWRIPFLLGGVFGLLSVYLRRWLHETPIFAEMQQRKALAAELPLRAVLRDHRGAIVLSMLLTWLLSAGVVVVILMTPTVLQTIYHFSPTVSLQANSLAIVTLSLGCIASGALADRFGAGRVLVIGCLLLLATSWTLYHSLLDHPSWLFPLYTLTGLFVGVIGVVPYVMVKAFPPVVRFSGLSFSYNVAYAVFGGLTPLAVSLLMKESPMGPAYYVAVLCVMGTLVGAYLWKRAR, encoded by the coding sequence ATGTCCTCCGTGCCCGCAAGCAGTGCGCAACCGTCGCGCCCGCTGACCCGCAACGACTACAAAACCCTGTCGCTGTCTGCCTTGGGCGGGGCGCTGGAATTCTACGACTTCATCATTTTCGTGTTTTTCGCCACCGTGGTCGGAAAACTGTTCTTTCCCGTGGACATGCCTGAATGGCTGCGCATGATGCAGACCTTCGGCATCTTCGCCGCCGGCTACCTGGCGCGCCCGCTGGGCGGCATTATCATGGCGCACTTCGGCGACCTGCTGGGCCGCAAGAAAATGTTCACCCTGAGCATCTTCATGATGGCCGTGCCGACCTTGATCATGGGCCTGCTGCCAACTTACGCACAGATCGGCCTGTGGGCGCCGGTCTTGCTGCTGTTGATGCGCATCATCCAGGGCGCGGCGATCGGCGGTGAAGTGCCGGGCGCGTGGGTGTTTGTGTCCGAACACGTACCGCCGCGCCATATCGGTTACGCCTGCGGCACCCTGACCAGCGGCCTCACCGCCGGCATTCTGCTGGGTTCGCTGGTGGCCACCGCCATCAACACCCTTTATAGCCCGGAGCAGGTTTCCGATTACGCTTGGCGCATCCCGTTCCTGCTGGGCGGGGTGTTCGGTTTACTGTCGGTGTACTTGCGTCGCTGGCTGCATGAAACGCCGATCTTCGCCGAGATGCAGCAACGCAAAGCGCTGGCGGCCGAGTTGCCGTTGCGCGCCGTGTTGCGCGACCATCGCGGCGCCATTGTGCTGTCGATGCTGCTGACCTGGCTGCTGTCGGCCGGCGTGGTGGTGGTCATCCTGATGACGCCGACCGTCCTGCAGACCATCTACCACTTCAGCCCGACCGTTTCGCTGCAGGCCAACAGCCTGGCGATCGTCACCCTGAGCCTGGGCTGCATCGCCTCCGGCGCACTGGCTGACCGTTTTGGCGCCGGCCGCGTGCTGGTCATCGGTTGCCTGTTGCTGCTGGCGACGTCGTGGACGCTCTACCACAGCCTGCTTGACCACCCGAGCTGGCTGTTCCCGCTGTACACCCTCACCGGCCTGTTTGTGGGCGTGATCGGCGTGGTGCCTTACGTGATGGTCAAAGCCTTCCCGCCGGTGGTGCGCTTCAGCGGGTTGTCGTTCTCCTACAACGTTGCCTACGCGGTGTTTGGCGGTTTGACGCCGTTGGCGGTGTCGCTGCTGATGAAGGAAAGCCCGATGGGGCCTGCTTATTATGTCGCCGTGCTGTGTGTGATGGGGACGCTGGTGGGCGCCTACCTGTGGAAACGCGCACGCTAA
- the phoU gene encoding phosphate signaling complex protein PhoU: MISKEGLTHHISAQFNAELEEVRSHLLAMGGLVEKQVNDAVTALIEADSGLAQQVREIDDQINQMERNIDEECLRILARRQPAASDLRLIISISKSVIDLERIGDEATKIARRAIQLCEEGEAPRGYVEVRHIGDQVRNMVRDALDAFARFDAELALSVAQYDKTIDREYKTALRELATYMMEDPRSISRVLNIIWVLRSLERIGDHARNISELVIYLVRGTDVRHMGLKRMKAEVEGTADQIPNVPGETDDK; encoded by the coding sequence ATGATCAGCAAAGAAGGCCTTACCCATCATATCTCCGCGCAGTTCAACGCCGAGCTTGAGGAAGTGCGCAGCCACCTCCTGGCGATGGGCGGGCTGGTGGAGAAGCAAGTCAACGACGCCGTCACCGCGCTGATCGAGGCCGACTCGGGCCTGGCCCAGCAAGTGCGCGAGATCGATGACCAGATCAATCAGATGGAACGCAACATCGACGAAGAATGCCTGCGCATTCTGGCCCGTCGCCAGCCGGCGGCGTCCGACCTGCGTTTGATCATCAGCATCTCCAAGTCGGTGATCGACCTGGAGCGCATCGGCGACGAAGCCACCAAGATCGCCCGCCGCGCCATCCAGCTGTGCGAAGAAGGCGAAGCGCCGCGCGGTTACGTGGAAGTGCGCCACATCGGCGACCAGGTGCGCAACATGGTGCGCGACGCGCTGGACGCCTTTGCCCGCTTCGACGCGGAACTGGCGCTCTCCGTGGCCCAGTACGACAAGACCATCGACCGCGAATACAAAACTGCGCTGCGCGAGTTGGCCACCTACATGATGGAAGACCCGCGCTCTATCTCGCGGGTCTTGAACATCATCTGGGTGCTGCGTTCGCTGGAGCGTATTGGCGACCACGCGCGCAATATCTCCGAGCTGGTCATCTACCTGGTGCGCGGCACCGATGTGCGGCACATGGGCCTCAAGCGCATGAAGGCCGAAGTTGAAGGCACCGCCGACCAAATCCCTAATGTTCCGGGCGAAACTGACGATAAGTAA